Proteins from a single region of Ischnura elegans chromosome 2, ioIscEleg1.1, whole genome shotgun sequence:
- the LOC124154358 gene encoding uncharacterized protein LOC124154358 codes for MGSISFILPCILGAFFFVALCYATPTPTPDLEFERCRNSSESQFEAVNKCIEDLFSEESMNETRRLHSDTKCVKCRNMCRRRDEINHCIEAAAEEAMLLSNRSKIMVPILIQFTRDGLTSFCEIESTLSSVFGDQESSACFQKKRRACISFLNFIREADEAAFCDSSNPKYSAIDAGVLCRGFHGFLECTERGAESCSSDVQSAVRSLVSQFRNLPTCSEFV; via the exons ATGGGAAGTATATCCTTCATTCTACCATGCATACTTG GCGCATTCTTTTTCGTAGCACTCTGCTATGCAACTCCAACGCCCACTCCAGACTTAGAATTTGAACGGTGCCGAAATTCTTCTGAG AGCCAATTTGAGGCCGTTAACAAGTGCATTGAAGATTTATTTTCAGAGGAGAGCATGAACGAGACGAGGCGATTGCACAGCGATACAAAGTGTGTCAAATGCCGAAACATGTGCAG GAGACGCGACGAGATTAATCATTGCATAGAAGCAGCCGCAGAAGAAGCTATGCTTCTTTCAAACAGGTCAAAAATAATGGTTCCTATTCTCATTCAGTTTACAAGGGATGGACTCACTTCATTTTGTGAGATAGAGTCTACTCTGAGTTCTG ttttcggAGACCAGGAAAGCAGTGCGTGCTTCCAGAAAAAACGGCGTGCCTGCATATCTTTTTTGAACTTCATACGTGAGGCTGACGAAGCTGCCTTCTGTGACTCTTCAAACCCAAAATACAGTGCAATCGATGCAGGTGTCCTCTGCAG GGGATTCCATGGATTCCTGGAATGTACTGAGAGGGGTGCCGAATCCTGCTCCTCGGATGTTCAGAGTGCCGTAAGAAGTCTTGTATCCCAATTCAGAAACTTGCCAACCTGCTCCGAGTTTGTATGA